The Brevinema andersonii region AAACAGAAGAAGGAATCATTATCAAATCGGAATGCATTGGAAAAGTTTATGCTCCGGAAGAATTTGACAAAAACGAATGGACTGTTTACGGAGAGCCTGATACACATGTTGTAATTTCGAAACCTGCAACTGTAGAACTTACTTGTGCAACCATAGTAAATAGGCTTCCTGATGTAATTAACGCACCTGCTGGTTACTATACAACAGAAAAAATGCCTCCTGTACATTATAAAATTAAAGACTTACCAGAATATATTAAATAACAAATATTTTTTAGATATTTTTGAAATCTTGGGGAATCAAAAGCTATATCAACAGAATTAAGAATATCTATTAACTGATGTAATTCTGCATATTTTTGTGCTTCCTACATACGGGGGCCAGTTAGAACAAGCATAGTAACAGATCTCACATTCCCTAACAAAATTTTCCATTTGTTCAATCAAATTCACCAACAGGAATTAAAAGATAGTTTAGATGGTAAAAATAAATATCAATATAATCAGTTCCTATTTTGGATAAACTGTTATTTAAATCTTTTTGCATTTCTTGTTTAGACATGAGGTTTATATTCATGGTATTAAGATTCGGATACCCACCTTTTGTCATAAAGGATCAGTTGGTCTCTTTTCCTATGTAGAGAAAAAGCCAACCACCAATAAAACGTTCCACTTCTATTGAGTTCTGAACTAGTCCAATTAGAATATACACTAGCCGTATCAATACAATTTCCACCAGCATCAATAAATGGATCCAGCAATCTAAAGTCTTCTTGACCATTCTATGATAATCCCGTATTACGGTACCTAAAATTTAAAGAAGAAATTTTCAAATAGTACTCCACCATACGTCTATTTCACTATAACAATATAAAATACATTAGGATTATTTTTAAAAGTATTTTGAATAAATAAAAACTCTTTTTGAAGAGATTTTTTATCATAATGGAGCCAAACAGTATCATCTTCTTTAAAAATAGTATTGATAAGGTGGATTACTAATTCAAAATTCTGGTAAGCATGTACCATCCAAACATTTTTCATAAAAATCTCACTATTTGCTTATTTAATCTGAAGCTTCAAAGAAATTTTATTTTATTATATTTTTTCGCTGTGTCAATCCATCAAAAGGTCTGGATAACTTAAATAAAATTTTAAAAACGTTTATCAAGATCAATTAGTAAGAAATTTGCAAAATAATATTTAATATGATATATTATACAAAATTATGAAAGAGAATTTATGCCCAATATTATTCATCGTGAAAATATACTATCATCCTTTGCTGTTGATGCTTATAAAGCAGGTCATTATCTTCAGCTACCTGCTAATGCTCAAGCA contains the following coding sequences:
- a CDS encoding aldo/keto reductase, translating into MTKGGYPNLNTMNINLMSKQEMQKDLNNSLSKIGTDYIDIYFYHLNYLLIPVGEFD